One Granulicella sp. 5B5 DNA window includes the following coding sequences:
- a CDS encoding PBP1A family penicillin-binding protein: MATRGPIDGAARRDTKRSWAVLWRAMQRFPFKDLDSRNPRLRPVAKRAAIGALLLASAALGVTVGLVLVFSINLPQMAELERYRPDTTTELYDIHGKPFGSFALERRVVVGYNDIPPVLREAILSIEDKDFESNGGVNLIRMIGAAYEDIHTHGKVQGASTITMQLARNLFLSAEKTYSRKIQEIVLTLEIERHFTKEQIFALYANQIYLGRGTYGFEAGSEYYFSKHARDLTLPEAALLAALPKGPEYYSPVRFPERAMRRRNLVLQEMLNDQKITPEQAIEAKAAPLGLHIEAPSNEEAPYFVEEVRRQLEREFGSDEVHGAGLKVYTTLDLSLQHAAEKAVLDGVATYERRHGWKKPAENVLAEGIPLDAYRHPDWSQPIFEGSYYHALVTGVSPTKMVVRLGTQSATLTPADWVWTQHPKATELVTAGDVVYVRVVNAPADGPLHLALEEDTGAQAALMAVDNSNGEVMAMVGGRDFETSQFNRATQAQRQVGSSFKPYDYTAAMEAGMKPYDTVLDTPTTFFTAGGPYTPHDYERGNFSGVMTLVDAFAESRNIPALRLADKVGIAKVIAVAHRFGVTSNIQNFLPVAIGAADISLEEQVGAYSVFPNDGIRIAPHYIRRVEQADGMTLPEPPPEVREVISLDIARKMMVLFEAVIAHGTGAAASQMHHALGGKTGTTNNYTDAWFVGFSPSVTCGTWVGFDNRQSLGEKETGAKAALPIWMEFMKVAVADRPNESFSQQGAPKKTLAVPMTPPQELRQETPKPTPEPDDDDNVPSDGASPPPAQKQPPAAPQKPQPQQPISLQVDEAPSSQSLDSVTNYPAAGSKAAKPKTATKVPAAPQP; the protein is encoded by the coding sequence GTGGCGACACGAGGTCCAATCGACGGAGCAGCGCGTAGAGACACGAAGCGTTCGTGGGCTGTGCTGTGGCGCGCGATGCAGCGGTTTCCGTTCAAGGACCTGGACTCGCGCAATCCACGACTGCGGCCGGTGGCGAAGCGTGCGGCGATTGGGGCCCTGCTGCTGGCTTCGGCTGCGCTGGGTGTGACGGTGGGGCTGGTGCTGGTGTTTTCGATCAACCTGCCGCAGATGGCAGAGCTTGAACGCTATCGTCCGGATACGACGACAGAACTCTACGACATCCATGGCAAGCCGTTTGGCTCGTTTGCGCTGGAGCGGCGCGTGGTGGTGGGCTACAACGACATACCGCCGGTGCTGCGCGAGGCGATCCTGTCGATTGAAGACAAGGACTTCGAGTCGAACGGCGGGGTGAACCTTATCCGCATGATCGGCGCGGCGTATGAGGACATTCATACGCACGGCAAGGTGCAGGGCGCGTCGACGATCACGATGCAGCTGGCGCGGAACCTGTTCCTTTCGGCAGAGAAGACGTACTCGCGGAAGATCCAGGAGATCGTGCTGACGCTGGAGATCGAGCGGCACTTTACTAAGGAGCAGATCTTTGCGCTGTATGCGAACCAGATCTACCTGGGGAGGGGAACGTATGGTTTCGAGGCGGGCAGCGAGTACTACTTCAGCAAACATGCGCGCGACCTGACGCTGCCGGAGGCGGCGCTGCTGGCGGCGTTGCCGAAGGGGCCGGAGTATTATTCGCCGGTGCGGTTTCCTGAGCGTGCGATGCGGCGGCGCAACCTGGTGCTGCAGGAGATGCTGAACGATCAAAAGATCACGCCAGAGCAGGCGATTGAGGCGAAGGCCGCGCCGCTGGGGCTGCATATCGAGGCGCCTTCGAATGAAGAGGCGCCGTACTTTGTGGAAGAGGTGCGGCGGCAACTGGAGCGCGAGTTTGGCAGCGACGAGGTACACGGCGCGGGCCTGAAGGTGTACACGACGCTGGACCTGAGCCTGCAGCATGCGGCGGAGAAGGCGGTGCTGGACGGGGTCGCAACGTATGAGCGGCGGCATGGGTGGAAGAAGCCGGCGGAGAATGTGCTCGCCGAAGGGATTCCGCTGGATGCGTATCGGCACCCGGACTGGAGCCAGCCGATCTTCGAGGGGTCGTACTACCATGCGCTGGTGACAGGGGTGTCGCCGACGAAGATGGTTGTGCGTTTGGGAACGCAGAGCGCGACGCTGACGCCGGCGGACTGGGTGTGGACACAGCACCCGAAGGCGACGGAGCTGGTGACGGCCGGCGATGTGGTGTATGTGCGCGTGGTGAACGCGCCGGCGGATGGGCCGCTGCATCTGGCGCTGGAAGAGGACACAGGCGCGCAGGCAGCGCTGATGGCGGTGGACAACTCGAACGGCGAAGTGATGGCAATGGTGGGCGGGCGAGACTTTGAGACAAGCCAGTTCAATCGCGCGACGCAGGCGCAGAGGCAGGTTGGCTCGTCGTTCAAGCCATACGATTACACGGCCGCGATGGAGGCGGGCATGAAGCCGTACGACACGGTGCTCGATACGCCGACGACGTTCTTCACGGCGGGTGGGCCGTACACGCCGCATGATTACGAGCGCGGGAACTTCTCTGGTGTGATGACGCTGGTGGATGCGTTTGCGGAGTCGCGCAACATACCGGCGCTGCGGCTGGCGGACAAAGTCGGCATCGCGAAGGTGATTGCGGTGGCGCACCGGTTTGGTGTGACGAGCAATATTCAGAACTTTCTGCCGGTGGCGATCGGCGCGGCGGACATCTCGCTGGAGGAGCAGGTGGGCGCGTACTCGGTGTTTCCGAACGATGGGATACGGATTGCGCCGCACTACATCCGGCGGGTGGAGCAGGCGGACGGGATGACTCTGCCGGAGCCGCCGCCGGAGGTGCGCGAGGTGATCTCGCTGGATATTGCGCGCAAGATGATGGTGCTGTTTGAGGCGGTGATCGCGCATGGGACAGGTGCGGCCGCTTCGCAGATGCACCATGCGCTGGGTGGCAAGACAGGCACGACAAACAACTACACGGATGCGTGGTTCGTAGGCTTCTCGCCGTCGGTGACGTGCGGGACGTGGGTGGGGTTCGACAACCGGCAGTCGCTGGGCGAAAAGGAGACGGGAGCGAAGGCTGCGCTGCCGATCTGGATGGAGTTTATGAAGGTCGCGGTTGCGGACCGTCCGAATGAATCGTTCTCGCAGCAGGGAGCGCCGAAGAAGACGCTGGCTGTGCCGATGACGCCTCCGCAGGAGCTGCGGCAGGAGACGCCGAAGCCGACGCCAGAGCCGGATGACGATGACAACGTGCCGAGTGATGGTGCATCGCCACCGCCTGCGCAAAAGCAGCCGCCGGCGGCTCCACAGAAGCCGCAGCCGCAACAGCCGATTTCGTTGCAGGTCGATGAGGCGCCTTCGTCGCAGAGCCTGGATAGCGTGACGAATTATCCGGCGGCGGGAAGCAAAGCAGCGAAACCGAAGACTGCGACAAAGGTGCCGGCGGCTCCGCAGCCGTAA
- a CDS encoding S41 family peptidase — MPKSLKISLLALSVALIIGVFLGVNVYGVRAAGDDAQAGAYKQINVYGEVLQHIQSDYVSVPNIPDVTTGALRGLLESLDADSSYLTPTDYKAYKDDKGGKAQVGLNVSKRYGYATIISVVPGSPAEKAGLNDGDIIEAISKQDTRDLSLAMIKVLLEGAPGSELDISVIRPRKVDPEKVVLNRVLVEEPPVSETFYEGSSILYLKPVVLDKAHVDEVEQKLKAADKTGTKKVLLDLRDVAAGDMNEAVRLANFFVSNGTIATLEGQKYPKQTFTAEASKAVDATAPLVVLVNRGTSGPAELVAGAIQDDKRGDLVGEKTFGEGSLQKTFDLPDGSAVILSIAKYASPSGKQFEDDAVTPGTMVASNLDDLGDDDTSLPAVPGAASAPKTPKKLVAPDDQLTKAIDMLKAKAA; from the coding sequence ATGCCTAAGAGCCTGAAGATATCCCTACTTGCATTGTCGGTTGCGTTGATCATCGGAGTCTTTCTGGGCGTGAATGTGTATGGGGTCCGTGCGGCGGGCGATGATGCGCAGGCAGGGGCTTACAAGCAGATCAATGTGTATGGCGAAGTGCTGCAGCACATCCAGTCGGACTATGTGTCGGTGCCGAACATTCCGGATGTGACGACGGGCGCGCTGCGCGGCCTGCTGGAGTCGCTGGATGCGGACTCGAGCTACCTGACGCCGACGGACTACAAGGCCTATAAGGATGACAAGGGCGGCAAGGCGCAGGTTGGGTTGAACGTGTCCAAGCGCTACGGGTATGCAACGATCATCTCGGTGGTGCCGGGCAGCCCGGCGGAGAAGGCCGGACTGAATGATGGCGACATCATTGAGGCGATCAGCAAGCAGGACACGCGCGACCTGTCGCTGGCGATGATCAAGGTGCTGCTGGAAGGCGCGCCCGGGAGCGAGCTGGATATCTCGGTGATCCGGCCGCGCAAGGTCGATCCGGAGAAGGTTGTGTTGAACCGCGTGCTGGTGGAAGAGCCGCCGGTGAGCGAGACGTTCTATGAGGGCTCGTCGATCCTGTACTTGAAGCCGGTGGTGCTGGACAAGGCGCATGTGGACGAGGTGGAGCAGAAGTTGAAGGCTGCCGACAAAACTGGAACGAAGAAGGTGCTGCTCGACCTGCGCGATGTGGCCGCGGGCGATATGAATGAGGCGGTGCGGCTGGCGAACTTCTTCGTGTCGAACGGGACGATTGCGACGCTGGAGGGGCAGAAGTATCCGAAGCAGACGTTCACGGCAGAGGCTTCTAAGGCGGTTGACGCGACGGCGCCGCTGGTGGTGCTGGTGAACCGTGGGACGTCCGGGCCGGCGGAGTTGGTGGCTGGCGCGATCCAGGACGACAAGCGCGGTGACCTGGTGGGCGAGAAGACGTTTGGTGAGGGCTCGTTGCAGAAGACGTTTGACCTGCCGGACGGCTCGGCGGTGATCCTGTCGATTGCGAAGTATGCTTCGCCTTCGGGCAAGCAGTTTGAAGACGATGCCGTGACGCCGGGTACGATGGTGGCGTCGAACCTTGACGACCTGGGCGATGACGATACGTCGTTGCCCGCGGTGCCAGGGGCTGCCTCGGCACCGAAGACGCCGAAGAAGCTGGTTGCGCCCGATGACCAGCTGACGAAGGCGATCGACATGCTGAAGGCGAAGGCGGCTTAA